The following proteins come from a genomic window of Pararhodobacter sp.:
- a CDS encoding CarD family transcriptional regulator: MSKARKAEFRPNDFVVYPAHGVGKIVSIEDREIAGIELELFVISFEKDKMTLRVPTDKATSVGMRGLSSPDTVTRALATLKGKARVKRAMWSRRAQEYEQKINSGDLLSIAEVVRDLHRTDDQREQSYSERQLYEAALERLTREVAAVSGVDEANAQKQVGDVLVARAA; the protein is encoded by the coding sequence ATGAGCAAAGCCCGTAAAGCCGAGTTTCGCCCCAATGATTTTGTTGTGTATCCCGCACATGGCGTTGGCAAGATTGTCTCGATCGAAGATCGCGAAATCGCCGGTATTGAGCTTGAGCTGTTTGTGATCTCGTTCGAGAAGGACAAGATGACGCTGCGGGTGCCGACCGACAAAGCCACATCGGTGGGGATGCGCGGTCTGTCATCGCCTGACACGGTGACGCGGGCTCTGGCCACGCTCAAGGGCAAGGCGCGGGTGAAGCGGGCCATGTGGTCGCGCCGCGCGCAGGAATACGAGCAAAAGATCAATTCGGGCGATCTGTTGTCGATTGCCGAAGTGGTGCGCGACCTGCACCGCACCGATGATCAGCGTGAGCAAAGCTACTCTGAGCGCCAGCTTTATGAGGCCGCACTGGAGCGCCTGACGCGCGAAGTGGCCGCCGTATCGGGTGTCGATGAAGCCAATGCGCAAAAGCAAGTTGGTGATGTTCTGGTCGCCCGCGCGGCATAA
- the fdxA gene encoding ferredoxin FdxA, whose protein sequence is MTYVVIDNCIACKYTDCVEVCPVDCFYEGENMLVIHPDECIDCGVCEPECPADAIRPDTEASMEAWVELNRKYAEIWPVITLRKEPLPEATERDGETDKLTKYFSEAPGEGD, encoded by the coding sequence ATGACCTATGTCGTGATCGACAATTGTATCGCCTGCAAATACACCGACTGCGTCGAGGTATGCCCCGTGGATTGCTTCTACGAGGGTGAAAACATGCTGGTGATTCACCCGGATGAATGCATCGACTGCGGTGTGTGCGAGCCAGAGTGTCCTGCCGATGCAATTCGACCGGATACAGAGGCATCGATGGAAGCCTGGGTAGAGCTGAACCGGAAATATGCCGAGATCTGGCCTGTGATCACACTGCGCAAAGAGCCGTTGCCCGAGGCCACCGAGCGGGACGGTGAAACCGACAAGCTGACCAAGTACTTCTCGGAAGCGCCGGGCGAGGGCGACTGA
- a CDS encoding RNA-binding S4 domain-containing protein, with amino-acid sequence MTTPDAPISSIRLDKWLWYARFFKSRSLAAAAVKGPIRLNGQPGAKPSHSVRAGDVVTFAQGDRVRVIEILAPGTRRGPATEAQTLYRDLQPERPEIEPGTPEMRKGGRPTGKARRDFDAARARIDDSAT; translated from the coding sequence ATGACCACCCCGGACGCGCCGATCTCAAGCATTCGGCTGGACAAATGGCTGTGGTATGCGCGATTCTTCAAGTCGCGCAGCCTCGCCGCCGCGGCGGTGAAGGGGCCGATCCGGCTGAATGGTCAACCGGGTGCCAAGCCGTCGCACTCCGTGCGCGCGGGTGATGTGGTGACCTTTGCGCAGGGCGACCGCGTTCGGGTCATCGAGATTTTGGCGCCTGGCACCCGTCGCGGACCGGCGACCGAGGCGCAGACTCTGTACCGCGACCTTCAGCCAGAACGCCCGGAAATCGAGCCCGGTACACCGGAGATGCGCAAGGGTGGTCGTCCGACCGGCAAGGCCCGGCGTGACTTTGATGCGGCGCGTGCGCGCATTGACGACTCTGCGACTTGA
- a CDS encoding helicase-related protein, translating to MFNRNARVTAVLGPTNTGKTHYAIQQMLCHRTGVIGLPLRLLAREVYDRVVALRGPSVVALVTGEERIVPERTQYWVCTTEAMPLEIGADFVAIDEIQLCADPDRGHVFTERLLHARGLNETLFLGSDTMRGAIAALVPKVQFLRKERLSELTYAGSKKIARMPARSAIVAFSVQNVYAIAELIRRQKGGCAIVMGALSPRTRNAQVELYQNGDVDYLVATDAIGMGLNLDIKHIAFAGTAKFDGRRMRMLNADELAQIAGRAGRHTTSGTFGVTGEARPLPSEVIDAIENHQFLPVRKLHWRNARLEFGSAERLIASLEQQTKDEWLTRVRESDDLIALKTLTAMPEITDRIRDARDVRLLWDVCRVPDFRDISPTEHASLLAQLFGFLHRDGRVPADWLARNIARIDRPLGDIDTLSRRLAFIRTWTYVAQRTGWVDDESHWRGETRAVEDRLSDALHERLTAAFVDRRTSVLLRRLNQKESLVAEVNDKGEVTVEGEFIGRLEGFRFRQDQTASTEEARTLRQAAVAALAPAFHLRADKFYNAPDTEMEFTEQGGLMWGTEALGKLVAGPDALRPQAVAFVDDEAGPEVAEKVRRRLQHFIDRRVAAQFEPLLNLQRDETLTGLARGFAFQLVEALGILPRDGVAEDVKTLDQEARGLLRKHGVRFGQFTIFLPALLKPAPTRLRLVLWSLMNALDTFPESPPPGLVTIPNLADVPMQHYTLSGYRPAGSRAIRIDMLERLADLLRTKDTRAGFEATPDMLSITGMTLEQFADLMQGLGYAGERGERPKARPAPSREATAEEIAAKAEAEAESKRVIVDDTVEAAPAEAGDPEGAVPDAAAAAGDADAVATAAVPAEELEVYYTFRWAPRPRPRADHARRGPRRDASQTQADRPAPAEGQPQGERKPRGDAQRPRRDGEAGAPKRQGDRKPQGDRKPQGDRKGKGGKPGIREGARREPQPRSFSASPDRKRDRIDPDNPFAAALMGLKDAGKKD from the coding sequence ATGTTCAACAGGAATGCGCGGGTTACGGCGGTTCTGGGGCCAACCAACACGGGCAAGACGCATTATGCGATCCAGCAAATGCTGTGCCATCGGACCGGGGTGATCGGCCTGCCGCTGCGGTTGCTGGCGCGCGAGGTCTATGACCGGGTGGTCGCGTTGCGCGGACCCTCGGTTGTGGCGCTGGTCACCGGCGAGGAACGCATTGTGCCTGAGCGCACGCAGTACTGGGTCTGCACCACCGAGGCGATGCCGTTGGAAATTGGCGCAGATTTCGTGGCGATTGATGAAATCCAATTGTGCGCCGACCCGGATCGCGGGCATGTGTTCACCGAACGCCTGCTGCACGCGCGCGGCCTGAACGAGACGCTGTTCCTTGGATCGGATACCATGCGCGGTGCGATTGCGGCCTTGGTGCCAAAGGTGCAGTTTCTGCGCAAGGAGCGCTTGTCAGAGCTGACCTATGCCGGGTCCAAGAAAATCGCGCGGATGCCGGCGCGGTCCGCCATCGTCGCGTTTTCGGTGCAGAATGTGTATGCCATTGCCGAACTGATCCGCCGCCAGAAAGGCGGCTGTGCAATTGTGATGGGGGCGTTGAGCCCGCGCACGCGGAATGCTCAGGTCGAATTGTATCAAAATGGCGACGTTGATTATCTGGTGGCGACCGATGCGATTGGCATGGGGCTGAACCTCGATATCAAACACATTGCCTTTGCCGGCACGGCGAAATTCGATGGGCGCCGGATGCGGATGTTGAACGCCGACGAACTGGCGCAGATCGCGGGGCGCGCGGGGCGGCATACGACCTCGGGCACTTTTGGCGTGACCGGTGAGGCGCGACCCCTGCCCAGCGAGGTGATTGATGCGATTGAGAACCACCAGTTTCTGCCGGTGCGCAAACTGCATTGGCGCAATGCGCGCCTGGAATTCGGCAGTGCCGAGCGGCTGATTGCCAGTCTGGAGCAACAAACCAAGGATGAATGGTTGACCCGGGTGCGCGAGTCCGATGACCTGATTGCGCTGAAAACCCTGACGGCGATGCCCGAAATCACCGACCGGATCCGTGATGCGCGCGACGTGCGTCTGTTGTGGGACGTTTGCCGCGTCCCGGACTTTCGCGATATTTCGCCGACCGAGCACGCCAGCCTTCTGGCGCAATTGTTCGGCTTTTTGCACCGTGATGGGCGCGTCCCCGCCGACTGGCTGGCGCGCAATATTGCCCGCATTGACCGGCCGCTTGGTGACATTGATACTTTGTCCCGCAGGCTGGCCTTTATCCGCACATGGACGTATGTGGCGCAGAGGACCGGTTGGGTGGATGACGAAAGCCATTGGCGCGGGGAAACGCGCGCTGTAGAAGACCGCCTGTCAGATGCGTTGCACGAACGCCTGACTGCTGCATTTGTTGACCGGCGCACCAGTGTGTTGCTGCGGCGGTTAAACCAGAAGGAGAGCCTTGTGGCCGAGGTTAATGACAAGGGCGAAGTGACGGTTGAAGGTGAATTCATCGGCCGTCTTGAAGGGTTCCGGTTCCGTCAGGACCAGACTGCCTCGACCGAAGAGGCCCGCACCCTGCGTCAGGCTGCGGTTGCGGCGCTGGCACCGGCGTTCCATTTGCGCGCCGACAAATTCTATAACGCGCCCGATACGGAAATGGAGTTCACCGAGCAGGGTGGGCTGATGTGGGGCACCGAGGCGCTGGGCAAGCTGGTGGCGGGCCCCGATGCATTGCGCCCACAAGCCGTGGCGTTCGTCGATGACGAAGCCGGGCCAGAGGTTGCCGAAAAGGTGCGCCGCCGGTTGCAGCATTTCATCGACCGTCGGGTCGCCGCGCAATTCGAGCCACTCTTGAACCTGCAACGCGATGAGACCCTGACCGGTCTGGCGCGCGGCTTTGCGTTTCAATTGGTCGAGGCGCTGGGCATTCTGCCGCGCGATGGCGTGGCCGAGGATGTCAAGACGCTGGATCAGGAGGCACGCGGCTTGCTGCGCAAGCATGGGGTGCGGTTTGGTCAGTTCACGATCTTCCTGCCAGCGCTGCTCAAACCCGCGCCAACCCGGTTGCGGCTGGTGTTGTGGTCGCTGATGAACGCGCTCGACACCTTCCCCGAAAGCCCGCCGCCCGGTCTGGTGACGATCCCCAATCTGGCCGATGTGCCGATGCAGCACTATACGCTGTCAGGCTACCGCCCTGCCGGGTCGCGCGCCATTCGGATTGATATGCTGGAGCGTCTGGCAGATCTGTTGCGCACCAAAGATACGCGCGCCGGATTTGAGGCAACGCCGGATATGTTGTCGATAACCGGCATGACGTTGGAGCAATTTGCTGATCTGATGCAGGGTCTTGGCTATGCGGGCGAACGCGGCGAGCGGCCCAAGGCGCGCCCGGCACCATCCAGGGAAGCCACCGCCGAAGAGATTGCCGCCAAGGCCGAGGCCGAGGCTGAAAGCAAGCGCGTCATCGTCGATGACACGGTGGAGGCAGCGCCAGCCGAGGCTGGCGATCCCGAAGGGGCAGTGCCGGATGCTGCGGCGGCCGCGGGTGATGCGGATGCCGTTGCAACCGCCGCGGTGCCAGCGGAAGAACTCGAGGTCTATTACACCTTCCGCTGGGCGCCGCGCCCCCGTCCTCGGGCCGACCACGCCCGTCGTGGACCGCGTCGCGACGCGAGCCAGACACAGGCGGATCGCCCGGCACCAGCCGAGGGTCAGCCCCAAGGCGAGCGCAAGCCGCGTGGTGACGCGCAGCGCCCGCGTCGCGATGGTGAGGCAGGTGCGCCAAAGCGTCAGGGTGACCGCAAGCCGCAAGGTGACCGCAAACCGCAGGGCGACCGCAAGGGCAAGGGCGGCAAGCCGGGCATCCGTGAGGGTGCCCGTCGTGAGCCTCAGCCCCGGAGCTTCAGCGCCAGCCCGGATCGCAAGCGCGACCGGATCGACCCCGATAACCCCTTCGCAGCCGCGCTGATGGGCTTGAAGGACGCCGGGAAAAAGGACTGA
- a CDS encoding tetratricopeptide repeat protein, whose translation MAWAQGQASGTDVETLLHDLAQPDQDRWVRIERQIMREWSRSGSAAIDYLFHRGQEALQSGQAQDAIAHFSAVIDHDPDFAEAWNGRATAYFLANRLGQSLSDIEQVLIRNPRHFGALAGLGMILEQLERPVEARAAFAASFAIHPHQQAVIDALARLDLATAGAAL comes from the coding sequence GTGGCTTGGGCGCAAGGTCAGGCCTCCGGCACCGATGTCGAGACTTTGTTGCACGACCTGGCGCAGCCGGATCAGGACCGTTGGGTTCGCATTGAGCGACAAATCATGCGGGAGTGGTCGCGATCCGGGTCGGCGGCGATCGATTATCTGTTTCATCGCGGGCAAGAGGCGCTGCAAAGCGGTCAGGCGCAAGATGCCATTGCGCATTTCAGCGCCGTCATCGACCATGATCCCGACTTTGCCGAGGCCTGGAACGGACGCGCCACGGCGTATTTTCTGGCGAATCGGTTGGGGCAATCATTGTCCGATATCGAGCAGGTGCTGATCCGCAATCCGCGGCATTTCGGCGCGCTCGCCGGGTTGGGGATGATTTTGGAGCAATTGGAGCGCCCGGTCGAGGCGCGCGCCGCCTTTGCGGCGTCTTTCGCGATTCATCCGCATCAACAAGCGGTCATCGACGCGCTTGCGCGGCTTGATCTGGCAACCGCGGGTGCGGCGTTGTAG
- a CDS encoding SCP2 sterol-binding domain-containing protein has protein sequence MNDVIKQALTALAPKVAGGIDGTAKFVIEGEGSIIIDGDSVREGDDDTDVTLTASAETFEGMMNGDVNPTMAFMSGKLKIDGSMSAAMKLASVLG, from the coding sequence ATGAACGACGTTATCAAACAAGCCTTGACCGCCCTGGCCCCCAAAGTTGCCGGCGGCATTGATGGCACCGCCAAATTCGTCATCGAGGGCGAAGGCTCGATCATCATCGACGGCGACAGCGTGCGCGAAGGCGACGACGACACCGACGTCACCCTGACCGCCTCGGCCGAAACCTTCGAGGGCATGATGAATGGTGACGTGAACCCAACCATGGCGTTCATGTCCGGCAAGCTGAAAATCGACGGCTCGATGAGTGCGGCGATGAAGCTGGCATCGGTTCTCGGCTGA
- a CDS encoding alpha/beta hydrolase, translating to MTDPVAPLADCGAPDTGRAIWLTAADGTRLRMAHWPGTRHVMILPGRTEYIEKYGLVVRDFVAAGWGAFVLDWRGQGLSDRLLSDPLIGHVARFFDYQRDLDAALQAADRLAPGPKPWLVHSMGGGIALRGLMRGKRPPAVAFSAPMLGLHQSHMLTKALRGLSALLGPLGLDTGYAPTTGPGYGLPSMTFDDNNLTTDRVQFDRMKAQITQTPALSLGGPSLHWMGEAAREIASLNALPSPDLPALFGLGGDESIVSPQAIRARVATWPKARLHDFPGAKHELMMERDAVRRAFLHEALALFDRTVP from the coding sequence GTGACCGATCCCGTCGCGCCACTGGCAGATTGCGGCGCGCCCGACACCGGGCGCGCCATCTGGCTGACCGCGGCCGACGGCACCCGCCTGCGGATGGCGCATTGGCCAGGCACGCGCCATGTGATGATCCTGCCGGGGCGCACGGAATACATCGAGAAATACGGGCTGGTGGTGCGCGATTTTGTCGCCGCAGGCTGGGGTGCCTTTGTCCTCGACTGGCGCGGTCAGGGCCTCTCCGACCGCCTCTTGTCCGACCCGCTGATCGGCCATGTGGCGCGGTTCTTCGATTATCAACGAGACCTTGACGCCGCCCTGCAGGCCGCCGACCGCCTCGCCCCCGGCCCCAAACCCTGGCTCGTGCATTCGATGGGCGGCGGCATTGCCCTGCGCGGCCTGATGCGCGGCAAGCGCCCGCCCGCCGTCGCCTTCAGCGCACCGATGCTGGGCCTCCATCAATCGCACATGCTGACCAAGGCCCTGCGCGGCCTCTCCGCCTTACTCGGCCCGCTCGGCCTCGACACCGGCTACGCACCGACAACGGGGCCGGGCTACGGCCTGCCCAGCATGACCTTCGACGACAACAACCTGACCACCGACCGCGTGCAATTCGACCGGATGAAGGCGCAGATCACCCAGACACCCGCCCTGTCACTCGGCGGGCCAAGCCTGCACTGGATGGGCGAAGCCGCCCGCGAGATCGCCAGCCTCAACGCTCTACCATCCCCCGATCTCCCCGCGCTGTTCGGGCTTGGCGGCGATGAATCCATCGTATCGCCCCAAGCCATCCGTGCCCGCGTGGCAACCTGGCCGAAGGCCCGTTTGCACGACTTCCCCGGTGCGAAACACGAATTGATGATGGAACGCGACGCGGTGCGCCGCGCCTTCCTGCACGAGGCCTTGGCCCTGTTTGACCGCACAGTGCCCTGA
- the serS gene encoding serine--tRNA ligase yields MHDIRAIRDNPEAFDSALARRGLAPLSAHLLAMDEKRRATILASETAQADQNRASKEVGAAKARGDDAEFERLRALVAEKKAEVAQLNTDALAEDEKLRAALAEIPNLPLDEVPSGKDEADNVEIRRWGAPRDFGFAPKEHFDIEGVKPGLDLALAAKLSGSRFMVLKGAVARVHRALAQFMIDTHTTEHGLTECWTPVLVKDEAMYGTGNLPKFAEDSYQTTNGWWLIPTSEVTLTNFAAGEILEGAELPVRMTAHTHCFRSEAGSAGKDTTGILRQHQFEKVEMVTLCKPEDALAEHDRMTACAEAILQKLELPYRTVVLCTGDMGFGSQKTHDIEVWVPGQATYREISSCSTCGTFQARRMNGRFRPEGGGKPEFLATLNGSGLAVGRTLIAVLENGQQEDGSVRLPAALHPWLGGKTQIAADGRLV; encoded by the coding sequence ATGCACGATATCCGCGCCATTCGCGACAACCCCGAAGCCTTTGACAGCGCCCTTGCGCGGCGCGGCCTTGCGCCACTGTCGGCGCACTTGCTGGCGATGGACGAGAAACGCCGCGCCACGATTCTGGCGTCCGAGACGGCGCAGGCGGATCAGAACCGCGCCTCCAAAGAGGTGGGCGCCGCCAAGGCACGCGGCGATGACGCGGAATTCGAGCGCTTGCGCGCGCTGGTCGCCGAGAAAAAGGCCGAGGTCGCACAGTTGAACACCGACGCCTTGGCCGAGGACGAAAAGCTGCGCGCGGCGCTGGCGGAAATCCCGAACCTGCCGCTGGACGAAGTGCCCTCGGGCAAGGATGAGGCCGACAATGTCGAAATCCGCCGCTGGGGTGCGCCCCGGGACTTTGGCTTTGCCCCCAAGGAACATTTCGACATCGAGGGCGTGAAACCGGGCCTCGATCTGGCGCTGGCGGCGAAGCTGTCGGGCTCGCGGTTCATGGTGCTCAAGGGTGCCGTGGCGCGCGTTCATCGGGCGCTGGCGCAGTTCATGATCGACACGCACACCACCGAGCACGGGTTGACCGAATGCTGGACGCCGGTTCTGGTCAAGGACGAGGCGATGTACGGCACGGGCAACCTGCCGAAGTTTGCCGAGGACAGCTATCAGACGACGAATGGCTGGTGGTTGATCCCGACCTCGGAGGTCACGCTGACCAATTTCGCGGCGGGTGAGATTTTGGAGGGTGCGGAGCTGCCGGTGCGGATGACCGCGCACACGCATTGCTTCCGCTCCGAGGCCGGGTCGGCGGGCAAGGACACTACCGGCATCCTGCGCCAGCACCAGTTCGAAAAGGTCGAGATGGTGACGCTGTGCAAGCCAGAGGACGCGCTGGCCGAGCATGACCGCATGACCGCCTGTGCCGAGGCGATCCTGCAAAAGCTGGAGCTGCCCTATCGCACGGTGGTGCTGTGCACCGGCGACATGGGGTTCGGGAGCCAGAAGACGCATGATATCGAAGTCTGGGTGCCGGGGCAGGCGACCTATCGCGAGATTTCAAGCTGCTCGACCTGCGGCACGTTTCAGGCGCGGCGCATGAACGGGCGGTTCCGGCCCGAGGGCGGCGGCAAGCCCGAGTTTCTGGCGACGTTGAACGGCTCCGGGCTGGCGGTCGGGCGCACGCTGATCGCGGTGCTGGAGAACGGCCAGCAGGAGGATGGCTCGGTCCGGTTGCCCGCGGCCTTGCATCCATGGCTGGGTGGCAAGACGCAGATCGCGGCGGATGGCCGTTTGGTCTGA
- a CDS encoding efflux RND transporter permease subunit, with translation MIRWFAKHPTAANLLLLLFLAVGAMTLPTLVRETFPDFRDTEVEITVAYRGATAGEVEDAICRPLWDSVQGVESLKELTCRAQDNLARAVAVMASGGDVIRFVNAIRTEVGAIDSFPDRADPALVRELFRTDVVASVAVSGAMPLHDLDLFADGLADRIAALPEIALVNRSGLGTRQFRIEASRAVLAQHGLTVAGLAAVLGAQSLDQPVGTLETPGSDLRLRLTEERRSIAELADLPVLVLDNGARLVLGDVATITETHLPAEERAYLDGVPAILLEIHKPRGTDALRALEVLRGVITRESEAAPASLQVLVVQDTTSIVRDRLAMLVRNGAMGLVLVVIVMSLFFRPGLALWAAMGLPVAMAGALAWMAVTGLTLNMITMTALLMAIGIVMDDSIVLSDSIAVEAAKGGHGVDAVVRGALAVVPGVSASFMTTVAVFGPLSFLSGTMGKVLEVLPIVLIAALAASLIEAFLILPHHLRHEADRLPKPPGFFRRTFDGGFEKLRDGMGWLADQSIKARYLTTGLAIAGLVLTVGGLASGIVKREAFPDIDGDVVEARIMMPQGTPLARTEIAVAQVEAALAEVNAAFTPDQPDAQSLVIRRITRFNRNLSAGETGAHVATISVDLLGAETRATTLDGFTTAWREAIGALPGAASLIITEPGLGPQGVALELRMTHRDLDVLQQNASLLLHELQTYRGVRNASINLRPGKPELRLTLTEGAPALGLTSAEVANQLRAAFLGASLTEVRTGAIAHDIELILTLEDRDQRADLSDFTFLLADGRTVPLDTVLRISEARGWGTITHVDGLRSVTIEADVDPRLGNADAITADLRAGFLPSLIGRVPGLQVHVEGQAANLAETSGSILRGFAIGLLGIYLVLSFQFRSYTEPVIVMLTIPLALIGVVWGHWLMGYDISMPSMMGAASLAGIVVNNAILLVEVIKARRAEGLLLAHAAGEAVRARFRPILITVSTTVIGMVPLLTEASLQAQVLKPLVVALVFGMLASTLLVLLVLPAFYAILDDLGLARKSNRA, from the coding sequence ATGATCCGTTGGTTCGCAAAACACCCGACGGCGGCCAATCTGCTGTTGCTGCTGTTTCTGGCGGTGGGGGCGATGACCCTGCCAACTCTGGTGCGCGAAACCTTTCCCGATTTTCGCGACACCGAGGTCGAGATTACCGTAGCCTATCGCGGGGCGACGGCGGGCGAGGTCGAGGACGCGATCTGCCGCCCGTTGTGGGATTCCGTGCAAGGCGTGGAATCGCTGAAGGAACTGACCTGCCGCGCGCAAGACAACCTGGCCCGCGCCGTGGCGGTGATGGCCAGCGGTGGCGATGTGATCCGTTTTGTGAACGCGATCCGCACCGAAGTTGGCGCGATTGACAGTTTCCCCGACCGCGCCGACCCGGCCTTGGTGCGCGAGTTGTTTCGCACCGATGTCGTCGCCTCGGTCGCGGTGTCCGGCGCGATGCCGTTGCATGATCTGGACCTGTTCGCCGACGGTCTGGCCGACCGGATCGCCGCGCTGCCCGAGATCGCGCTGGTCAATCGCTCGGGGCTGGGCACACGGCAATTCCGCATCGAGGCCTCGCGCGCGGTGCTGGCGCAGCATGGGCTGACGGTGGCCGGTCTGGCGGCTGTGCTGGGCGCGCAGAGCCTGGATCAGCCGGTCGGCACGCTGGAGACGCCGGGCAGCGACCTGCGCCTGCGCCTGACCGAGGAGCGGCGCAGCATCGCGGAACTGGCGGACCTGCCGGTGCTGGTGCTGGACAATGGCGCACGCTTGGTGCTGGGCGATGTCGCGACAATCACCGAAACGCATCTGCCCGCCGAGGAGCGCGCCTATCTCGACGGGGTGCCCGCCATTCTGCTGGAAATCCACAAGCCGCGCGGCACCGATGCCCTGCGCGCACTGGAAGTCCTGCGCGGCGTGATCACCCGCGAATCCGAAGCCGCGCCCGCCAGCCTGCAAGTGCTGGTGGTGCAGGACACCACCTCGATTGTGCGTGACCGTCTGGCCATGCTGGTGCGCAACGGGGCCATGGGGCTGGTGCTGGTGGTGATTGTGATGAGCCTGTTTTTCCGCCCCGGATTGGCGCTTTGGGCGGCGATGGGTCTGCCGGTGGCGATGGCGGGGGCGCTGGCGTGGATGGCCGTGACGGGCCTGACGTTGAACATGATCACCATGACCGCGCTGTTGATGGCGATAGGCATCGTGATGGACGATTCCATCGTCTTGTCGGATTCCATCGCCGTCGAGGCCGCCAAGGGTGGGCACGGCGTTGATGCGGTGGTGCGTGGTGCGCTGGCCGTGGTGCCGGGGGTGTCGGCCTCGTTCATGACCACGGTGGCGGTGTTCGGCCCGCTGTCATTCCTGTCGGGGACCATGGGCAAGGTGCTGGAAGTCCTGCCGATTGTGCTGATTGCCGCCCTTGCCGCCAGTCTGATCGAGGCATTTCTGATTCTGCCGCATCACCTGCGCCACGAGGCCGACCGCCTCCCCAAACCGCCCGGATTTTTCCGCCGCACGTTTGATGGCGGGTTTGAAAAGCTGCGCGACGGCATGGGTTGGCTGGCGGACCAATCCATCAAGGCGCGCTATCTGACGACCGGATTGGCGATTGCGGGTTTGGTGCTGACGGTGGGCGGTCTGGCCTCGGGGATCGTCAAGCGCGAGGCTTTCCCCGATATCGACGGTGACGTGGTCGAGGCGCGGATCATGATGCCGCAGGGCACGCCCTTGGCCCGCACCGAGATCGCCGTCGCGCAGGTCGAGGCGGCGCTGGCCGAGGTCAACGCGGCCTTCACCCCGGACCAGCCTGACGCGCAATCCTTGGTCATTCGGCGCATCACGCGCTTCAACCGCAACCTGTCCGCCGGGGAAACCGGCGCGCATGTGGCAACCATTTCGGTGGACCTGCTGGGCGCCGAGACCCGCGCGACAACGCTGGACGGTTTCACAACCGCCTGGCGCGAGGCCATCGGCGCGCTGCCCGGTGCGGCATCCTTGATCATCACCGAACCGGGGTTGGGGCCGCAGGGCGTGGCGCTGGAGTTGCGCATGACCCACCGCGATCTGGATGTGCTGCAGCAAAACGCCAGCCTGTTGTTGCACGAGTTGCAAACCTATCGCGGGGTGCGCAACGCCTCGATCAACCTGCGCCCCGGCAAACCGGAATTGCGCCTGACCCTGACCGAGGGTGCCCCGGCGCTGGGCCTGACCTCGGCCGAGGTGGCCAATCAGTTGCGCGCGGCGTTTCTGGGGGCGTCCCTGACCGAGGTGCGCACCGGGGCCATCGCGCATGACATCGAATTGATCCTGACGCTGGAGGACCGCGATCAACGCGCGGATCTGTCCGACTTCACCTTTCTTCTGGCGGATGGACGCACGGTGCCGCTGGACACGGTGCTGCGCATCTCCGAGGCGCGGGGCTGGGGCACGATCACGCATGTGGACGGGTTGCGCAGTGTCACCATCGAGGCCGATGTCGATCCGAGACTGGGCAACGCCGACGCCATCACCGCCGATCTGCGCGCCGGCTTCCTGCCATCGCTGATCGGGCGCGTGCCGGGTCTGCAAGTGCATGTCGAGGGGCAAGCCGCCAATCTGGCGGAAACCTCGGGCTCGATCCTCAGGGGGTTCGCCATCGGCTTGCTCGGCATCTATCTGGTGCTGTCCTTCCAGTTTCGCAGTTACACCGAGCCGGTGATCGTCATGCTGACCATTCCGCTGGCGCTGATCGGCGTCGTCTGGGGGCATTGGTTGATGGGCTATGACATCTCCATGCCATCAATGATGGGCGCGGCGTCGCTGGCGGGGATTGTGGTGAACAACGCCATTCTGCTGGTCGAGGTGATCAAGGCACGCCGCGCCGAGGGGCTGCTGTTGGCCCATGCCGCCGGCGAGGCCGTGCGGGCGCGGTTCCGGCCGATCCTGATCACCGTCAGCACCACCGTGATCGGCATGGTCCCGCTGCTGACCGAGGCCTCGCTTCAGGCGCAGGTGTTGAAACCGCTGGTCGTGGCGCTGGTGTTCGGGATGCTGGCCTCGACGCTGCTGGTCCTGCTGGTTCTGCCCGCGTTCTACGCGATTCTCGATGATCTGGGTTTGGCGCGAAAGTCGAATCGCGCATAG
- the gatC gene encoding Asp-tRNA(Asn)/Glu-tRNA(Gln) amidotransferase subunit GatC, with the protein MSTIDLETARRVAKLARIRVPDENLPVLAEQLSGILTFMEQLNEVDIEGIEPMTSVTPMRLKRREDVVTDGDIQDKILSNAPDAREGFFAVPKVVE; encoded by the coding sequence ATGTCCACGATTGATCTTGAAACTGCGCGGCGTGTGGCGAAACTCGCCCGCATTCGTGTGCCCGATGAGAACCTGCCGGTCTTGGCAGAGCAACTCTCGGGCATCCTGACCTTTATGGAGCAGTTGAACGAAGTGGATATCGAGGGCATCGAGCCGATGACCTCGGTCACGCCGATGCGCCTGAAACGTCGCGAGGATGTGGTGACCGACGGTGATATTCAGGACAAGATCCTTTCAAACGCCCCCGATGCCCGCGAGGGTTTCTTTGCAGTGCCGAAGGTGGTCGAATGA